The DNA segment tcacggaatcctggagggtgggatgaccgagtgttgccatcacgcgttccctccgacatctcaatacatcccctatggtcaaggtcgtcgcgactgccgcacgagatcccgttacctgtccatcctttttacctggagaaagcgtctgtgacggccagggcggagcggcggcctcttccactttcaccgaccactagcggcatggctgacgtaatacttatgtcggatggcggtcttattactatcattattattattattattaatattattattattattattattattattagagaggttatgcagagtcgatggaacattttatttttattaggacaaatacagctcattgcttattagggcaaatacatctctttcattcaaaacatttgcgaattgaaggcgaagagatcatcgtcatcgctgtcaatgacgggcgtagttttaataactctaggaaccagcttcttacgaggggcggctggagcaacggggagttttggtgtgctgtcgtcctctggcgtgttagggggaatattttttttttttctgttttcctgcgacttcttcttcacctcttgaCCCTCTTTGCCGCCTACTGTCGACTCATCTGACCGTTGCGGCTGTGCTTCGGTCGGAGGTGGCATCAGCGACTCCTGAGGTGGCGGAATCGACTGCGATgtcggctgctgctgttgcgactcctgtcctgatggagcgtcaggaggtgggctggccggcagtggcgacatgtcgtcatcactaaagatcaatttcttctttgcaggttctgacattttctccacattgacatcctcatggtcagcacggcttcgcttacccccagcatcgcccagatagatatcaaagcggaaagagatgcgttctgtaacagacaaaaaaaaaaaaaaaaaaaaaaaaaaaaaacgatgagaacaatggaaaagtttttatttcccctcccactctccctcttcttattcattggcaaagaacgttaatgtaatttacaatggtgaAGATGTCAGATGCCGTGCAAGGTAATGGCGTACTCACCCGCAGTTCTCAAGATGAAATGTTTGTTagcttgctccattcttggagatgaggcttcgacgtccgactgggttgagaggtgatggcgaagtgacgcttatccgtcagcaattaccccatattgaccccctttcccacccccaccccaccccccaatctaccttattaccgctttacagatgttacgacatctcgcccggctgccggctgggcaaaacgtaggcatgcaatgcggcatattacgaaatattacgtatgccatacgagtaatttttttgtcattatatagatattgatgctttttgaaggtggcgtgaataatgcacattgcacgttttaatgtatgccaactcagtagaaggcaaaagaacatgcaataaatgccacacacgagggaattcaacccctgaagtcgataatttaatgtgctaattttcatatgtggacaagtttgcataaaatgatgtaagacagcggaattgtatttgggatgcaagttatagctatcgtaatagcctatggtctgactttgaaaattaagataaacagtaatccagtggcccatggtctttgagtcactcaatgtatttagaatgaaaacgcatggcttcacctgttttctggcaagatttatcagatctgtcacatggcgatgatcgtgacagcctaaaaaataaactcgatcgcccaagatgcctgctagaccggcctgtatttcacgtgcattcatgacggcttatgcgcggacaatgcagcgaacgtgacgataatgatcaatttctatgacgccagtagtgtcggcgaaaaacattatgacgcggttgtgattacgtcccttggcaaacgacagattaattcttagatttcctgatttatccagagggatggcattgtgcacgtcctccgtcacaaagttaaagaaacatactgtccgacctttattgaatgcatcaaatgttagggaattacgcgtgtccaatcctagtgactcaagggtcgtgtaaaacaattttgacgcgtgatgcgggaaagagctgcgaacgttataaatggtcgccccgttcacggtgatatgtacatgtgacagatcggcgtgttgaaaatataaaccattcttatcaattacgccttgtaagctgtccatatcaactattgccatggtcaaattttgaggtatgatttgcgcgaaaggtaattcggcaatcaaagacgtttgattggcggctaacacatacgttttattgagcgttctattaaaagtgtattgcattggatttcgagtcaaggagttatttaacgattctaaggcgggcggatgtggcgtgacgcggtcaacccataacttagccatctcgagcttaaatttgaaactgctggcatcttggtgtgaattaagaatcc comes from the Scylla paramamosain isolate STU-SP2022 chromosome 28, ASM3559412v1, whole genome shotgun sequence genome and includes:
- the LOC135114686 gene encoding uncharacterized protein LOC135114686, whose protein sequence is MEQANKHFILRTAERISFRFDIYLGDAGGKRSRADHEDVNVEKMSEPAKKKLIFSDDDMSPLPASPPPDAPSGQESQQQQPTSQSIPPPQESLMPPPTEAQPQRSDESTVGGKEGQEVKKKSQENRKKKNIPPNTPEDDSTPKLPVAPAAPRKKLVPRVIKTTPVIDSDDDDLFAFNSQMF